A region of Falco peregrinus isolate bFalPer1 chromosome 13, bFalPer1.pri, whole genome shotgun sequence DNA encodes the following proteins:
- the DLG3 gene encoding disks large homolog 3 isoform X11, producing the protein MMNSSMSSGSGSLRTSEKRSLYVRALFDYDRTRDSCLPSQGLSFSYGDILHVINASDDEWWQARLVTPHGESEQIGVIPSKKRVEKKERARLKTVKFHARTGMIESNRSIKTKRKKSFRLSRKFPFYKSKENLAQESSGQEQGVTSNTSDSESSSKGQEDTILSYEPVTRQEIHYARPVIILGPTKDRINDDLISEFPHKFGSCVPHTTRARRENEVDGQDYHFVVSREQMEKDIQDNKFIEAGQFNDNLYGTSIQSVRAVAERGKHCILDVSGNAIKRLQQAQLYPIAIFIKPKSIEALMEMNRRQTYEQANKVFDKAMKLEQEFGEYFTAIVQGDSLEEIYSKIKQIIEDQSGHYIWVPSPEKL; encoded by the exons ATGATGAACAGCAGCATGAGCTCTGGCTCCGGCTCGCTCCGGACAAGCGAGAAGAGATCTCTCTATGTCCG agccctgttTGACTACGACCGGACCCGGGACAGTTGCTTGCCCAGTCAGGGGCTCAGCTTCTCCTATGGGGACATCCTGCATGTCATCAACGCCTCTGATGATGAGTGGTGGCAAGCCAGGCTTGTCACACCCCACGGCGAGAGTGAGCAGATTGGGGTCATTCCCAGCAAGAAAAG GGTGGAAAAGAAGGAGAGAGCGCGGTTGAAAACAGTGAAGTTCCACGCCAGGACTGGCATGATCGAGTCCAACAGG TCGATCAAAACGAAACGTAAAAAGAGTTTCCGTCTCTCTCGAAagtttccattttacaagaGCAAAGAGAACCTGGCCCAGGAGAGCAGCGGACAGGAAC AGGGCGTGACATCAAACACCAGTGACAGCGAGAGCAGTTCCA aagGACAAGAGGACACCATCCTATCGTACGAGCCGGTGACGCGGCAAGAAA TTCACTATGCAAGGCCGGTGATCATCCTGGGGCCGACAAAGGACCGAATTAACGATGACCTCATCTCCGAATTCCCACACAAGTTTGGTTCCTGCGTGCCCC ACACTACCAGGGCTCGGCGTGAGAACGAGGTGGACGGACAAGACTACCACTTCGTTGTATCCCGCGAACAGATGGAGAAAGATATCCAGGACAACAAGTTCATAGAGGCTGGGCAGTTCAATGACAATCTCTATGGGACCAGCATTCAGTCAGTGCGGGCAGTGGCGGAGAGG GGGAAACACTGCATCCTGGATGTCTCTGGCAATGCTATCAAGAGGTTGCAACAAGCACAACTTTATCCCATTGCCATTTTCATCAAACCAAAATCCATTGAAGCTCTCAT GGAGATGAACCGGAGACAGACGTACGAACAGGCCAACAAGGTCTTTGACAAAGCCATGAAACTCGAGCAAGAGTTTGGAGAGTATTTTACAG ccATTGTACAAGGAGACTCTCTTGAAGAGATTTACAGCAAAATCAAACAGATCATCGAGGACCAGTCCGGGCACTACATCTGGGTCCCATCCCCAGAGAAACTCTGA